The following nucleotide sequence is from Euleptes europaea isolate rEulEur1 chromosome 3, rEulEur1.hap1, whole genome shotgun sequence.
CCACAAATGATCCTCAGCTCCAAGCTGCCGAAGCTAGTGTTTTGGTGGCCCTCCTCATTGGCACTGACATTGTCCATAGGGATGATGGGAATATCTGTAAAGCTTCTCTTAAGCAGACACAGAAGGGACGTCTTGAATATCTGCTGGAATTTCTCCCCCACAAACAGATAGAGAATGGGGGTGAAACAGAAGTTGAAACACTCTCCCAGGACCATTATCACCCGCAACACCAATCGTATTGTTCTAAACGATCCCCAATGTGTCATTGAACTGtgatagagatggaagggaagcCAGCAGACAAAGAAGGAAGCCACGGCTGCCACCAGAACCCAGAAAGGCTTCCTGTTCCTCACcagccttttcttcttcatctcccAGCCCATCCTACAATGGCAGCTCGTGATGACCAGGAGGGGAAGCAAGAAGGCCAGCAGGAACCGGACCACAAAGAGAGCTAAGTGAAGACGAGCCCTCAAGCCCTGCGTCTCAGGCTCATCCCAATCACTGGAGAATGCAAAGTTGCTGACGCACGTGGTCCTGCCCGTCTCCAGCACTCGCGTCTCCTGGAAAGCCAGGTAGG
It contains:
- the LOC130474670 gene encoding probable G-protein coupled receptor 33 gives rise to the protein MDDKTNGLVDTGNMTILLGNISNTSVPPIPSPEKLSFTNVAVGIVILVSLLVGTVSNGLFLWVLGMKMKRTVNTLWFSHLIFTYLLFCTFLPFFAVYSFFGFHWVFGTVVCKLINSLFSLTMFTTVFLLTVVSLDRYLLICHPVWSQHNRTVPRARRLVAGVWLSSFALSLPYLAFQETRVLETGRTTCVSNFAFSSDWDEPETQGLRARLHLALFVVRFLLAFLLPLLVITSCHCRMGWEMKKKRLVRNRKPFWVLVAAVASFFVCWLPFHLYHSSMTHWGSFRTIRLVLRVIMVLGECFNFCFTPILYLFVGEKFQQIFKTSLLCLLKRSFTDIPIIPMDNVSANEEGHQNTSFGSLELRIICGNNRPSP